In Malania oleifera isolate guangnan ecotype guangnan chromosome 8, ASM2987363v1, whole genome shotgun sequence, a single window of DNA contains:
- the LOC131161792 gene encoding mannan endo-1,4-beta-mannosidase 5-like: MGCFSRTSCCYVCGVLLFIFVALHACEARQVPGNGGFVRTKGTRFVVDGSRFLFNGFNAYWMMHVAAEPAERHKVSEVFGDAAAAGLSVCRTWAFGDGGDTALQISPGVYDERVFQALDFVIWEARKYGIRLILSFVNNYDDFGGRAQYVRWAQGAGASINRADDFYTDPVVKNYYKNHVKRVTTRFNTITGTVYRDDPTIMAWELMNEPRCQSDYSGRTINGWVEEMAAYVKSIDNKHLLEIGMEGYYGDSMPEKKQNNPGYQVGTDFISSNLIREIDFVTIHAYPDIWLVGQSENSQMDFMQRWMSSHWTDSKKILKKPLVITEFGKSSKDPGYTINARESYLNSVYTTINNFARSGNGGTIAGSLVWQLMAQGMEPYHDGYEIVLSQNPSTARIISAESHQLTTMVHALSRLHAHRVHH; the protein is encoded by the exons ATGGGTTGTTTTAGTAGAACAAGCTGCTGCTATGTTTGTGGAGTGCTACTGTTTATCTTTGTTGCTCTTCATGCTTGTGAAGCTCGGCAGGTTCCCGGCAATGGAGGGTTTGTGAGAACAAAGGGAACCAGGTTTGTGGTCGATGGATCTCGTTTTCTCTTTAATGGGTTCAACGCCTACTGGATGATGCACGTCGCCGCTGAGCCCGCGGAGAGGCACAAAGTCTCCGAGGTCTTCGGCGACGCAGCTGCAGCTGGTCTCTCCGTCTGCCGCACTTGGGCTTTCGGCGATGGTGGCGACACCGCGCTGCAGATATCCCCCGGCGTTTACGACGAACGTGTTTTCCAG GCATTGGATTTTGTGATCTGGGAAGCACGAAAGTATGGAATTAGGTTAATTTTGAGTTTCGTGAACAACTACGATGACTTCGGAGGGCGAGCGCAGTACGTGCGGTGGGCTCAAGGCGCCGGAGCTTCGATCAACAGGGCTGATGATTTCTACACGGACCCAGTGGTGAAGAATTACTACAAGAATCACGTCAAG AGAGTAACCACGAGGTTCAACACCATCACCGGAACTGTTTACAGAGACGACCCGACGATCATGGCGTGGGAGCTCATGAACGAGCCTCGCTGCCAATCTGATTACTCTGGAAGAACAATTAAC ggCTGGGTTGAAGAGATGGCAGCTTACGTGAAATCCATAGACAATAAGCACTTGCTTGAAATAGGAATGGAGGGGTATTATGGGGACTCAATGCCAGAGAAGAAACAGAACAATCCTGGTTACCAAGTTGGCACAGATTTCATTAGTAGCAATCTCATCAGAGAGATAGACTTTGTCACCATTCACGCATATCCCGATATATG GTTGGTCGGACAAAGTGAGAACTCGCAAATGGATTTCATGCAAAGGTGGATGTCAAGCCACTGGACAGACTCCAAAAAGATACTAAAGAAGCCATTGGTGATTACAGAGTTTGGGAAATCAAGCAAAGATCCTGGGTACACTATCAATGCTAGGGAATCCTATTTGAACAGTGTCTACACAACCATTAACAACTTCGCCAGATCTGGAAATGGAGGAACAATTGCAGGGAGCTTAGTGTGGCAGCTGATGGCTCAAGGGATGGAACCCTACCACGATGGGTACGAGATCGTCCTGTCCCAGAATCCCTCCACTGCTCGTATCATTTCCGCCGAGTCTCATCAACTCACAACTATGGTGCACGCGTTGAGCAGACTGCATGCTCACCGGGTTCATCATTGA